The genomic interval TACAATCTTTTTCCATCACATCTTAAAACCAGTAGAATGCTGTTCACTAGTGATAAAGTGCTCTCTGACTGCTACTTCAGATACTATTCTGCCTCATTCCTTAAGACGAGGTCTGGTAATGCACCTCCTAAGTAGGGCCCTCTATATGTTTTATCCTGTACacatttccataagacataggcctATTAAGCCTAcactgccattcgatcatggctaatTCATTTTCCCTCTTAATCCCATTATCCTGCTTTCTTCTcacaacttttgacacccttactaattaagaacccatcaacctctgcttttttTTCTATTTCAAGAAAGCTTCTTTTAAAGTTATATACTATGTATTATGcctttccagttaccaaataacactcAGTACTACTGAGCTAATACAAAGCTCTTATTTCTATTTCTAgccaccttcctattttaaccaatatatagtactgtgcaaaagttttaggccaGAAGGGATGTGAGCAGGTTACTACAAGACAACATAATATGCATCAAGTTCTGAAGGAAATTAAAAGCTTATTGGAGTGGAGAAATTAGTAAATCAAAGTAATTTGAGTAACAGGATGAGTGCAACTTATTGACAAATACTCTTACAACCTTTTGTCCAAAGTCAGGGGACTTCAATAAACAAACATTGTACCCTCTGTACAACTGAAGTTTTCAGTGACTGTTAAATATTGCCAAGATGGCAGATCAACTGATCCCGGCCTTCTCATTTCAAACATCTGCTGAGTTCTACACTCCACAACTTTATTCCCTTCAGATCTTGGCTATCTATATCCTACATTAACTTGATTAGATTAGgagatttaaatttttttttatatacatcgTTGATTCCTCTGAAACTGGCACATTAAGCTGTCAGTACTGACTAACTGTAGGTAACTGAAACTAGAGTTGTCACCCCCCATACATGTATTGATATTGTCAGAGGTTAAAGGCTAACAATCTGCCATGATGGTATTAGTTATGTATAATGGATCTCATTTGACCAGAAGTCTAAAGCCATCCCTTTTCCACCATCTCGTCATTTTATTTTGCTCTGCTCTTCCAGTTTTTAGCATGTTACCCTTGAAATCCTGCTCCCTAAAATCTGCATGCTGCAGGACATCACCCTTCCTCTAACAGCACCGACAGCAATGTGACCCTCACTCTTGCCCTTGAGGATGTTCTGCAGCTCTTCAGTAAACTCCAATGGGGAGAGAACACTTTTCAGTCACATCTACTTACAGAAACACATCTTGTTTCCATAACAACCAAGACCCTCATCACATCTGTGCTATCATTTCTGATGACATACAGATCTACCACCTTAAACAATAACTGTTTCTCCTCCCAGGAAACCTGAGTATTTACAGCCTCTTCTGATGTAGTttagattaccagcatctgcaattttaaaATGTCTTCATATAACATTGCActcccactctccttcccttttgtGCAGCTGAGCCATTCGTGATGTCAATGTGGAGAAGACTTTGCTGAAAATGCCGTCATGATTGACCAAGTGCAGTGAAAAATGAATGTTATCTCACGTTAGTGGGAAATAAAGCAGAAGATATAAGTTGCGACGTTAAAATCTCAAAAGCAGAAAAAGAAGATTCGGGAGGATGAGGATAAACTACATTATTGGAAGTACAGAGAAGAAACAACTTCGGTTAAGTCCAGTTGGAGGAGAAGTCTAATTTGAAGCTGCACACAACTGCAGTATAGATAACAGGCATTTGTCAACAATACATAGAAAATAGGACGTTTGCAAAGCCAGGCAGATTCTACATGGAGAGATTCAAGTTTGAGGACAAAAGTCTAGCCGATGCTTTATAACGCATAAGGGTCGAGAAGCGAGGCTACTTGGTAAACTGTTTATTGGGAATTGGATTAAAAAGCAGAACTGCTTTATGCTGACAGACACAGTTAGGATCCATATACGTAGACTATGGTTCATTTTCACGGTTTACCCATCGGTGCAAACATCCCAGATGACAAAATGTAGATTTAACTCTCGACCTCAGCATGTACCGGGCTAAAACTATACCCACGTCATCCTGGATACCGGCGCATCAATGTCTGTGCCAGCAACCCTGTACAGAGTCCCCACTACCACCGGCTTCGTGGCTGCTGCAGTTACCATGGCGGCCTTGGCGTCTTTGGCGAAGACGAATCTGTCGATgcgctctctctcctcctctggtACACTGCGAGCTGCCAGCAACCACTCGGAGCAGCGGGGTTGCCAGGAGCCAAAGCTGAAAGCCCAGCGCACTCGCTCCATCTTCCAGCTGAGCCAGGCCGCCGCCGCCGCCTCCTTACACAATCTCATGCCCTTTAGGGCCAGCCATTGCCCAACGACTCCGCAACAACCCCTTCAGCACCGCTCCATTTGCACCCTCCGACCTTTGTTCCGGAAGGAGCGTTCAAGGGAGAGCTGACCAATAAGAAAATGGAGGCGGGTTCTAAAGCGGGGCAATGCGGTTTGATTGACGGGGAGCAACAACCAATGGGCGCGGGACTGTGGCCAGCCTGCAGTGAGTGTGGACAGGTTCACCTCCGTTGTTAGGTCTTTGTATTGGGAACGTGGACGCCGCCGTCATTCCCTCAGGTTTACTTTGAACATCTTGTAGTTTAGCCACCAGCTGCTTTTATGTGTGATTTTGTGTTTATTGGATTGATGGTGTGCAGGTTTAAACAGTTTCCTATTACTTTCTCAGAGGATTTGCCTCGAGATACTTTATAGGTTTCACCTATTGTTGTGTTTTAATGGCATAGTGGCCTGCTTTGCTTGTTCTGAAACGTGAACGTTGTCTTTAGAATTGATTTTTGGTATGTTAAACTCCAAATGTTCCAGTGCAGATATACGTGGAAATAATACAAGAGTTGCTCATAAGTAATCTTATGAGAGAATTATAAATTATAACTTTAGTGCCATTTTCTCCATGTTTTGAAGGTTCGATGATTTTCAATTGTTATACTCATTGAGTGAAATAATAAACAAGATGTTTGCTGGAGGAAAAAAAGTTAATGCTTCATATTCATGTCATTTTATTAAATCAGAGAGAGTTTATTTATCTAAGTTTAGGGTTCTGGAAGGAAACTGAAGGTAATTGGGAACTGTTGCAGTAGAGGTGAAGAGGCTTTGGGTAAGGcaagctggggtggggggggagctgATTTGCCTACACcttatgttttatggttttatgggaGTGAAAAGAAGAAATAGAACACATTTTTCACAACTTAGGGGTCAACTTAGGGATCAATAATTTAGGGGTAAATAGGGGGTAATGTGATTAAATTAGAAGCCAAGAGAAGACTTCTGTTGATGCTTGAAGAGATCTCTCTTTGGACAGTACGGTAAAACTTTAATGTTTATAACCATGCTGGATTATGCACACAGATCCTACAGTAGGGTTTGAACCCATGTTTCTTAGCTCAGTGAATCCACTCATTGTTCCAGTTCAGAACACTGACCTTAAGTCCAGGAATCTAGGCACATAATCTATGCTAAGATGTTTAAGAACCTGATATAGACAAACCACATAGGCATACATCAGATAAAAATGTACTTTTCCCCTTTGTTCTCCACTTTACCCTAATTAAAAGACTCTAGTCTCTATAGGCTTCGTACATAACCCAATAAGCAGAGCACCAGTGGCTTTTGGCATCATCTGATTTTGTGATTATGAGGAATGCTAACTTTTTTACAGTGTTTTTAAAACTTGCTTTGATAGCGTTAAAGAAGGGAACTCTAAAGTACCTCCACATATCAACCCTAGGTTATTGCTGTGTTGAATCATAATTGTTTAAGCATAAGGAGTACCAACTCCACACTGGCCAAGCTAAGGCAGTCTTACTGTAATCAGATTTTGACTTGTGCTTCGTTGTTCTTAttcaagacacacaaaatgctaatgctggaggaactcagcaagtcaggtaacgtctatggaggggaataaacaaataaaatttcaagccaagaaccttcatcaagaCTTACTccttattccctccatagatgctgcctgacttgctgagattttccagcatttcatgtgtgttgctcaagatttccagcacctgcagaatctcttgtgtttatcaatcTTATTCGTCTGTTCAGTCTGAAGCAAATACTGTTCAATCTCAATTTTCTGTTCAATGATGAGATAATCTAGCTGAGTTGGTTCAAAGTGCTTACATAGGGATGGCTGCAGTTATTGGATGAGGAATGGGTGAGTTACTGCATTGAATTGAATGGGAGCTGAAGTACACAATGGTAATTTTTCATTACCTGTTAATATATCACATGAGATACCAAGCCGAGGTGCAAGAAGTATCTTTCAATATTAAATCTGAGCTTGTATTCATCTCCCAGGATGTGGAGATAATGACTGCCTTGATACAGCGCTGCTGATAGAGAAATGGCATGCTTACTGGAAATACGAATTGATGTTCATAATTTCATAATTTGATTAATGTTTATAAACCTGTTTCTGCATTTATGAGCTTGTTTCAATTGCACATCTTCTAAAGCAATGTATGAATTTAAAATACCAATTTGTCCAAAGAAATCACTACGTTCTTTAAAATATTGTTAAAATATTGTTTTAGAATGAAACAGTTCAAGAGGAAGAGAAAAAGCAACTTTACATTGAAAGAAACTGAAATCTTACTGAAGGAAGTGAAGGACAAGAAAGATATAATATATACACAGCAACATGATGCAGTAACCAATGAGTTAAAATGGATGGCTTGGAAGGAAATAGCAGAAAAAGTCAGTGCTGCAAGTTGCAGTGAACAACGTACTGCATATGAAGTGAAGAAGAAATATACTGATTTAAAGTGTTATTTAAAGAAAAGAGGGAAATGCTTAGACAGGATGGAAGCAATAATGACTGACTGTAGCCCTACTTCACTACATGGCTTTAATGACAATGTTTTTAATGGCAGAAGATCCTGCCATTTTGAAGATTCTCTATTGGTCAACGAACCCACTAGATCTGTTTGTGTAATAAAAGTGGAAGATGCAGGTGACttagaagaggaggaggaagagcagGAGCCACAAAATACGGAGGTTTGTCCATTACTTATTACGACATGTTCGAAGAGAGAGTGTGAAGGGCTTGGTttctgacatatatgtacatttggGAATGTTACTGCTAAGAACCATTTGAAGAGTATCTTTGTAATTGAGAGATCTGAACACAATTGAAATAACATTCATTTAGAAGCATAGAAGTGTGCATGTATTTCTGAACTGCCCATGTACTCATCAACAAGAAGGAAGCATGAAAGTATTAACCAGAGGTCTGGAAGTTATCAATCACTTGCATTCGATTTTTATGACTTTAGACAAGTCAAATGCTTTTACGAAGAAAACCAGCCAGATGATGAACTTTGCAATAACTTTAAGTTTAGAATTATCCTCTACAACAAGGTGGCACAACTAGTaaagctgaagagcctgttttcaCACTGTAATTCTGATTCTTTTAACTTTGAATAGCAGGCTGTGCTTCAATAAATTGCTACAAGTTTACATTTTGAGTTCTAAGAATTTAATGCCAAATTCAACCGCTGTAAATATTTAAAAAGCATTACCATTGATAaatgttctgtatttaatttaataaCTGTTTAAAATTTAATATTTTACATGTACACACTATGTAGATTTacttgtttgtggtaacttaAGTCATTGCTTTTCCGAGTGGAGACCTGATTCTGGAGTGGGTTACTATATCCACTTTTGTACAGTCTGGTACATGGACTGTAGAAAGAGTTATTAGTGGCTTGTTTGGATAATCCATTTGTTTGAAGTGAGTTGTCTGAAAAACTGAAAACCACTGACCTAaatgaattctttaaagaaaaattATGTCTGGATGAATCTAGCAAAGACAACGTTTATTGTCCATCATTAATTGTCTGTGATAGCATGCTAGTAAGCTGCTGCCTTGGACATTGCAGGCAGCACAGATACTCCCACAGATCCTCTGGGTAGATTGCTCCAGATTTAGATCCATTGTTGATGAGGACATATTTCACCATCACATTGGGATGCATGTTAAAGGGCAGGTTGCAATTTGTTATTTCTGCACTGGAGAAAATGTCTACTCTGACAATGCCTCCCATGATTTCACAGTACTTCTTTAGGTCACTCCTCAGTCTCTAGCACCCAAAGAAAATAATCCAAGCTTGTCCAACCTTCTCCTATAGCTGATGCTGTGTAATCTAGTCAACGTCCTGGCGAACCTGTGCTGCACTTTCTCCAAACCCTCTATGTCCTTCCTGTAATAtgtcaaccagaactgcacacaatattccaaatgttacCTAACCAAAGTTACTTATTTAATACCTTGACTAATGAACACAAGTATGCTATGTGCTttctttattcccccccccccccacctacttgTGTTACCACTTTCAGGAACATCCCAAGATCCTTTATACATTAATGCTGCTAAGGATCCCCTGTTAATTGTATACTTTACTCTTACATTTGACCTTCcaaactgcaacacctcacacttgtccaggttAAACTCCGACTCCCGTTTCTCTGCCCACAGGTTAATATCCTGCTGAATCCTTTTACAACCTTCCTCATTGGCCACAACTACACCATTTTTTAAGCTGATCATCCCGTCCGTGCTTTCATCATATctgtcacaaacagcagaggtcctagCACTGATCCATATGGAAAACCACCAATCTCAAAGCTCCATTCAGAATAACATGCCTTCACTACAATCCTTTTCTATAGGCAAGCTAATTTTGAACCCAATCCACCTTAGTCTCCATGGATCCCATGTGTCTTAATCTTTTGGATTTGCCTAtcatgtatattttaaaaagtatttcttttcttttgcagaTTAGAAACATGGAAGAAGAATCTGCTGTCATTGCAAGTTCAATCCCTACTACGCAGGGATTGGAAGAAATTGAGAACCTTTCTGAAGTGGAGGGACATTCTTCACTCTCTGATCACCCTGCAGCATGGAATTGCAACTCTGATTCACTTTTCCTTATGGAGAAACAGCGGTTAGAACTGGAGAAGCAACGTGTGGTACTAGAATCCGAAAGACTGCAGGTAGAGAAAGAGCGTttgcaaattgaaaaagaaaagttACGATACCTGGATATCGCAAATGAAAGGCTGCAGTTGGAGAAAGTTCGGTTGCAGCTGGAGAAGGAGCGTTTgcatctcaagagagagaaattGAAGCTATTGACAGTGCAGGCCAATAAGTTATCACAAGAGAATGAATGTAACTCACTGACTGAAAATACAACTTTAAAGCCCATGGATATTGATGCAGAAAAATTAAAATTGGAAAGAGAAagattacagatgaaaaaagaaAGACTACAGTTCTTGAATATTGAGACTGAAAAGCTGCAGATAGAGAAAGAACGTCTGCAAATTGAAAGAGAACACTTGCAGTTGCAAAAACATTGCCAAAAAAGTAATTCCATTTAATTATTAGCATATTGTTTTTCAACCTATATCTAATCTAAATtgaattttgcatcctattgaagTTACTTTTTGCAGTGTTATAGAAAGTTCCTTACAAATGCCGTCCCGCAGTCTATTTTTATCTGTACATTTATGAAGAATTAACATGTATATGGTTAAAAATTTTATCTCTAATTTTGTGACCTCTTCAAGTCAGACCAAACCTTAACATGCAGCAAAGACACACAATATAAACTGTTAAATTTGGATTTGAATTTTGACTGCATTTGTTTAAATTGTACTGATATATGAATTAGTGTTTACTGGAAGGATCCTTTTAGTCTAATTTTATTTCTTATAATTAATCTCCATAAAACATTGGTCTTGATGTTAATAACTCTTCAAAGGAATTGTAATCAAGCTGCTTGTGCACTGCTGGTTTACTTTACACTACCTCGAAGACCTAAATATTTTGACTCACACGTGTTTTTGTTGATTGAGGTAAGCTTTTTAGCTAGTGCCTGAAATTATACTTCTAACAACTGCTGGCCCTGTCTACAAGGAGTGTAAGAGATGATGTACCATAGATGTGAAATATTTCTGGTAGCTTCTATGTTGTTGCTCCTTTTTGTCCTTCTTGTAACAGTGAGCTTTTATTACATTCAATTATATTGATTACTTCATTGAAATTAATTCATTAGAAGTTCTGAGATTTTATCTGTGCTTGCCATATTCAAACACAATTCCAGTGATACAGCTCAACAGATTTTAGATAGGTTTCTTTCTTGTCTACCCTGTGTGGATTCAATGTCAGGGCACGGAAATGAAAAATGTGAAATGCTGCATTGTGATTCCTCAAACTATATTAATATGACAATGGCAACAATCTAACTCCGTCACCAATCCGGCCAAAGGAAGTTGGAAAATTTAGGTTTGATCTTTCAAAACACTAGTAAGAGGCTTTCCGTGCATGACCTTATTGTATTACTGTTCTTAAACTGTGTTAAACAAGTGATCATGTTCTTTTTAAAAGATAATAGGGTCATGGTAACTTAGAGTTAGGGAGAGAAAGAATTGGCTAGATTTCATGTTATGTTATTTCCATTGAAAAATGTTTTCATGTGACTGCAACTTTACAGTTAGTACAAGCTACCTTTAGCTGCGGTTTTGACATTTACCTCTGTTTACTTGGAAGTTAAACTGGTAAAAGAAAAATCCTTTTATTTTATGGTTCAAATATCATAGCATTTCAGTTTCTAAGTATGAGTTCATTTGATTAACTCATTATTGGTAGTTTATAAGTTTTAATACAATATATTTGCACAGTAGATAGAAAACCAAAGCTGCATATTATTAGAAAATTTGCACTGTGCCTTTAGTAAGTTGAGGCATTGTGATAAATAGACTACTGCCCTCTTTTATTATATCTCATTTGTTTAAATTATAATCCAGCCTTCAGAATAACAAAAAGTGTGCTGGAAATTTTCTTGATTTGAGATTTCAAGTGCTGGTTTCAATAAACTATTGTTCAGTTTTAACCATTTTCATCCAATTCCTTAGATATATTTTCTGGAAGGAGGCAAGTTTACAAGTAGAATTAATGATAATTATATCTGTATCCTCCCAATTTATATGCCATTGCAAGAAATTCAATAATCTTGTGTTTGCAAATCTGTAGTAAATATTTTTGTTCTATCTAAATAGTATTTGAATGAAAATGAGATGATAAGATATGGCTAATGTACATAGTTTTAAGAATACTGTGAATTAAATTAAACTTCTAGTTTTCTGCGTGCATAACTTCTGATCtaaataaaaaattaaggaaaataTCAGAAGTACTTGTTGGGTACCAAAGGGAGGACTAAGATAACACTTGTATGATGTATCAATGAACATGCACTAATGTTTTACTTTACTAACAAAGGGATAAAATTTCGTTTTTTGTTACTTGCactaaatgggccaaatagtATTGGCTGTATGTTTTGAATATTGCTCGATTTCATATTTAGTGTAAGCAACCAAGGACAGATTTCTAGGTCAAAGAGTTTAAAATCGTTTTTCAAATAACCTTCATGTCTTTGGTAATGTGTGGAAATAGGTTGTATAAATAAAATGGTTAAATTAATTTATCCTAGACTCTTCAGTTTTCTTAGGTTGTGAAGGGAAGTATATTCTTTAGGAACCTTGGCCTGGATACTACTCAGGAAAATGCAATTGCCATATTACTCAATCACATAAAATTGCATCTCATAGAGCTGTTGATTGAGTACAAAATTTGGTTTCATCTCACATAGTTTCTTATGTGAAAAATGGCCACTGCAGCAAGGCATTGGTTCAAAGGATCAAACATCGTAAGGGCCTGATATTATGTTTAGACTTCCAATAGAAAAGGGAGACTATTTAGGGGAAAAAATAATTAGTACATTTCAATTTATTATACTGACAGACCAATGTACTTACTTTGCTTTTTAAATACAAGTTACTTTAAAGTCCAAATAAGTGATTGTAGTGGCGACTGTAGCCTTAATTATATGCTTGGAACTGAAAATTTTATGACCTAAATATTGAGTATAATTTTCTACCAATGGTCTCAAAAGATATCCAGTAAACCATGAATGCCGAAATTCAGACAGTTCTATTAGTGGTTATAGTTGTTATTTACACAATTTAATTGTTCAAATTCTGTGAATCCGTAGATTTAAAAAGAGATATTGTTGCACAATGTTATCTGATTGGTGAACAAATCCTAAAATGGGTTCATAATTTCATTATAATTTTTTAAATGGCTTTTATATATAGTGCCAGATCATCCTAAAATGGTTTCTGAATATTTCCAGCCAAAAAGCTAGTCTGGTGTTGCACAAAGCCATTAAGTCCAAAAAGTACCATTCAGGTTAAATTCCCATTCTGTGATATTAACTGAATTAACAGATGGGTCATTATTTTGACTTCATCACTTCAGAAATAGAACTGTCCCTGCTTTTTTTTTTCCTGGTTACTGGTCAAAATCCCCTGCAATGAAATGTTTGTGGAGTTTTGATGGACTTCATGGTTATTCCCCTATGGTCAGAATAGCTTTCAAT from Hypanus sabinus isolate sHypSab1 chromosome 3, sHypSab1.hap1, whole genome shotgun sequence carries:
- the msantd4 gene encoding myb/SANT-like DNA-binding domain-containing protein 4 isoform X2 produces the protein MKQFKRKRKSNFTLKETEILLKEVKDKKDIIYTQQHDAVTNELKWMAWKEIAEKVSAASCSEQRTAYEVKKKYTDLKCYLKKRGKCLDRMEAIMTDCSPTSLHGFNDNVFNGRRSCHFEDSLLVNEPTRSVCVIKVEDAGDLEEEEEEQEPQNTEIRNMEEESAVIASSIPTTQGLEEIENLSEVEGHSSLSDHPAAWNCNSDSLFLMEKQRLELEKQRVVLESERLQVEKERLQIEKEKLRYLDIANERLQLEKVRLQLEKERLHLKREKLKLLTVQANKLSQENECNSLTENTTLKPMDIDAEKLKLERERLQMKKERLQFLNIETEKLQIEKERLQIEREHLQLQKHCQKSNSI
- the msantd4 gene encoding myb/SANT-like DNA-binding domain-containing protein 4 isoform X1; translation: MLEEISLWTVRMKQFKRKRKSNFTLKETEILLKEVKDKKDIIYTQQHDAVTNELKWMAWKEIAEKVSAASCSEQRTAYEVKKKYTDLKCYLKKRGKCLDRMEAIMTDCSPTSLHGFNDNVFNGRRSCHFEDSLLVNEPTRSVCVIKVEDAGDLEEEEEEQEPQNTEIRNMEEESAVIASSIPTTQGLEEIENLSEVEGHSSLSDHPAAWNCNSDSLFLMEKQRLELEKQRVVLESERLQVEKERLQIEKEKLRYLDIANERLQLEKVRLQLEKERLHLKREKLKLLTVQANKLSQENECNSLTENTTLKPMDIDAEKLKLERERLQMKKERLQFLNIETEKLQIEKERLQIEREHLQLQKHCQKSNSI